One genomic window of Saccopteryx bilineata isolate mSacBil1 chromosome 4, mSacBil1_pri_phased_curated, whole genome shotgun sequence includes the following:
- the XRCC3 gene encoding DNA repair protein XRCC3 isoform X1 produces MDLGQLDLNPRIMAAMKKAKLKSVQEVLHFSGPDLQRLTGLSAPDVQLVLRAVSSHLRGSSVCTALDLHLQKERFPEQHQRLSLGCPVLDALLRGGLPLDGITELAGRSSAGKTQLALQLCLAVQFPRRLGGLEAGAVYICTEDAFPDKRLQQLMAQQLCLRTDALEDIVEKIRFGDHIFIEHVANVDMLLECVRTKVPVLLSRGLARLVVIDSVAAPFRCEFDGPASVHRARALQTLGAALRRLSRAFRSPVLCINQVTEAVGEQDIGPRSPRALDEHLAPALGIAWSNQLLVRLMADRCHPEEAPLGHPTRTLRVVFAPHLPPSSCYYTISAEGVRGAPGTQSCWS; encoded by the exons ATGGACTTGGGTCAGCTGGACCTGAATCCCAGAATTATGGCTGCAATGAAGAAAG CCAAACTGAAGTCCGTGCAGGAGGTTTTACACTTTTCCGGCCCAGACTTGCAGAGACTGACTGGCCTGTCCGCCCCCGACGTGCAGCTCGTGCTGAGGGCGGTCTCCTCACACCTGCGGGGAAGCAGCGTCTGCACAG CACTCGACCTGCACCTGCAGAAGGAGCGCTTCCCCGAGCAGCACCAGCGCCTGAGCCTGGGCTGCCCCGTGCTGGACGCACTGCTCCGCGGCGGCCTGCCCCTGGACGGCATCACCGAGCTGGCCGGCCGCAGCTCGGCGGGGAAGACCCAGCTGGCGCTGCAGCTCTGCCTGGCCGTGCAGTTCCCACGGCGGCTCGGAGGCCTAGAGGCTG GGGCCGTGTACATCTGCACAGAAGATGCATTCCCCGACAAGCGCCTGCAGCAGCTCATGGCCCAGCAACTGTGCCTGCGGACAGATGCTCTGGAGGACATCGTTGAGAAGATCAGGTTTGGCGACCACATCTTCATTGAGCACGTGGCCAATGTG GACATGCTGCTGGAGTGTGTGCGTACGAAGGTGCCTGTGCTGCTGTCGCGGGGCTTGGCCCGCCTGGTGGTCATTGACTCTGTGGCAGCCCCGTTCCGCTGTGAGTTTGACGGGCCCGCCTCGGTGCACAGGGCCCGGGCTCTGCAGACGCTAGGAGCTGCACTGCGCAGGCTGAGCAGGGCCTTCCGGAGCCCCGTGCTCTGCATCAACCAG GTGACAGAGGCTGTAGGGGAGCAGGACATAGGACCCAGATCGCCACG AGCCCTGGACGAACATCTCGCTCCGGCCCTTGGCATCGCCTGGTCCAACCAGCTGCTTGTGAGGCTGATGGCCGACCGGTGCCACCCTGAGGAGGCCCCGCTGGGCCACCCCACCCGCACCCTGAGGGTGGTCTTTGCCCCCCACCTGCCTCCCTCATCCTGTTACTACACAATCAGTGCCGAGGGCGTGCGAGGGGCACCTGGGACCCAGTCCTGCTGGAGCTGA
- the XRCC3 gene encoding DNA repair protein XRCC3 isoform X2: MDLGQLDLNPRIMAAMKKAKLKSVQEVLHFSGPDLQRLTGLSAPDVQLVLRAVSSHLRGSSVCTALDLHLQKERFPEQHQRLSLGCPVLDALLRGGLPLDGITELAGRSSAGKTQLALQLCLAVQFPRRLGGLEAGAVYICTEDAFPDKRLQQLMAQQLCLRTDALEDIVEKIRFGDHIFIEHVANVDMLLECVRTKVPVLLSRGLARLVVIDSVAAPFRCEFDGPASVHRARALQTLGAALRRLSRAFRSPVLCINQSPGRTSRSGPWHRLVQPAACEADGRPVPP; encoded by the exons ATGGACTTGGGTCAGCTGGACCTGAATCCCAGAATTATGGCTGCAATGAAGAAAG CCAAACTGAAGTCCGTGCAGGAGGTTTTACACTTTTCCGGCCCAGACTTGCAGAGACTGACTGGCCTGTCCGCCCCCGACGTGCAGCTCGTGCTGAGGGCGGTCTCCTCACACCTGCGGGGAAGCAGCGTCTGCACAG CACTCGACCTGCACCTGCAGAAGGAGCGCTTCCCCGAGCAGCACCAGCGCCTGAGCCTGGGCTGCCCCGTGCTGGACGCACTGCTCCGCGGCGGCCTGCCCCTGGACGGCATCACCGAGCTGGCCGGCCGCAGCTCGGCGGGGAAGACCCAGCTGGCGCTGCAGCTCTGCCTGGCCGTGCAGTTCCCACGGCGGCTCGGAGGCCTAGAGGCTG GGGCCGTGTACATCTGCACAGAAGATGCATTCCCCGACAAGCGCCTGCAGCAGCTCATGGCCCAGCAACTGTGCCTGCGGACAGATGCTCTGGAGGACATCGTTGAGAAGATCAGGTTTGGCGACCACATCTTCATTGAGCACGTGGCCAATGTG GACATGCTGCTGGAGTGTGTGCGTACGAAGGTGCCTGTGCTGCTGTCGCGGGGCTTGGCCCGCCTGGTGGTCATTGACTCTGTGGCAGCCCCGTTCCGCTGTGAGTTTGACGGGCCCGCCTCGGTGCACAGGGCCCGGGCTCTGCAGACGCTAGGAGCTGCACTGCGCAGGCTGAGCAGGGCCTTCCGGAGCCCCGTGCTCTGCATCAACCAG AGCCCTGGACGAACATCTCGCTCCGGCCCTTGGCATCGCCTGGTCCAACCAGCTGCTTGTGAGGCTGATGGCCGACCGGTGCCACCCTGA